A genomic region of Denticeps clupeoides chromosome 9, fDenClu1.1, whole genome shotgun sequence contains the following coding sequences:
- the pdcd6ip gene encoding programmed cell death 6-interacting protein isoform X2 encodes MATFISVPLKKSSEVDLVKPLSKFVTATYPAGEEQAEHLRAVEELSRLRKSAVGRPLDKHESSLELLLRYYDQLCAVEAKFPFSELCLTFTWKDAFDKGSLFGGSVKLALASVGYEKTCVLFNIGALASQIASEQNLDSDDGLKGAAKNYQLASGAFGHIKDTVLSALNREPTVDISPETAGTLSQVMLAQAQEVFCIKATSDKMKDAIIAKLANQAADFYGDAFKQCQYKENLPKEVLPVLAAKHCMLQATAELHQGTVANQKKRFGEEIARLQHATELVKTVGSRYDEYVNVKDLSDRIGRALTAAKKDNDFIYHDRVPELKDLEHIGKASLVKATPIQTPLSQKFTDLFEKMVPMAVQQSLTMSSQRRGDMVSRLVGSLRESTNLCNGVLASLNLPAALEDLSGDSVPPSILEKSRAVASQGGLQSVETLIRELPELMQRNREILDESLKMLDDEEATDTELRAKFSQRWSRTPSADLYKPLRAEGGKFRSTLDMAAQADQTVRERYNIHCEMIRLLCRPENELSDSIPSANPMKTLQGSEVVNVLRALLAQLDEMKREREALEMEIKAVTFDLTASFLTALAQDGIINDEAMISGAIDSHYGASSERVQQSLRTQEELLSKVQTAHQEFSALKQSSGEADEREELLKKLAAAHDSYTEISSNLKEGTKFYNDLTEILLRFQNKCSDIVFARKTERDELLKELQQSIAREPSAPSFNVPAYQTANTPNPAPGAASVPTPAPRTVFQPQAKPAPPARPPPPNLSAPAANANAPAGPAPPTSGNPPPVAPAAASQAQGPPYPTYQGYPGFYQMPMAYNPYMYGQYNVPYVPYQTPPQGGYPAAPPAQHPYPYPQQPGQQPYYPQQ; translated from the exons ATGGCGACGTTCATTTCTGTCCCGCTGAAGAAGTCCTCGGAGGTGGACCTGGTGAAGCCGCTGTCCAAGTTCGTCACGGCCACGTACCCCGCCGGGGAGGAGCAGGCGGAGCACCTCCGCGCCGTGGAGGAGCTGAGCAGGCTGCGGAAGAGCGCGGTGGGGAGGCCGCTGGACAAACACGAGAGCtccctggagctgctgctgcg GTACTACGATCAGCTCTGTGCTGTCGAGGCCAAGTTTCCATTCTCTGAG CTCTGCCTGACGTTCACCTGGAAGGATGCGTTTGATAAAGGATCTCTGTTCGGCGGATCGGTCAAGCTCG ctttggCAAGTGTTGGATACGAGAAGACGTGTGTCTTGTTTAATATCGGCGCGCTGGCCAGTCAGATTGCGTCCGAGCAGAACCTGGACAGCGACGACGGACTGAAGGGGGCGGCAAAGAACTACCAG CTGGCCAGCGGCGCCTTCGGCCACATCAAGGACACGGTTTTGTCTGCGTTGAATCGGGAGCCGACGGTGGACATCTCCCCAGAGACGGCCGGGACGCTCAGTCAGGTCATGCTGGCTCAGGCACAGGAGGTCTTCTGCATCAAAGCCACCTCTG aCAAGATGAAAGATGCCATCATTGCTAAACTGGCCAATCAGGCAGCAGATTTCTACGGAGATGCATTTAAGCAGTGTCAATATAAAGAAAACCTGCCTAAG GAAGTGCTCCCTGTGCTGGCGGCCAAGCACTGCATGCTGCAGGCCACTGCCGAGCTGCACCAGGGCACCGTGGCCAACCAGAAGAAGCGCTTTGGCGAAGAGATCGCCCGCCTGCAG catgccacaGAGCTGGTGAAAACCGTGGGCTCACGCTACGACGAGTACGTCAACGTTAAAGACCTCTCAGACCGCATCGGCCGCGCCCTGACCGCAGCCAAGAAGGACAACGACTTCATCTACCACgaccgtgtccctgagctgaaGGACCTGGAGCACATCGGCAAAGCCAGCCTGGTGAAGGCCACGCCCATCCAGACCCCCCTCAGCCAGAAGTTCACTG aTCTATTTGAGAAAATGGTCCCGATGGCAGTGCAGCAGTCCCTCACCATGTCCAGTCAGCGCCGGGGTGACATGGTCAGCCGCCTGGTGGGCAGCCTGCGGGAGTCCACCAACCTGTGTAACGG GGTCCTGGCCTCCCTGAACCTCCCAGCCGCGCTGGAGGACCTGTCCGGCGACTCCGTCCCACCGTCCATCCTGGAGAAGTCCCGCGCCGTGGCGTCGCAGGGCGGCCTGCAGAGCGTGGAGACACTGATTCGGGAGCTTCCTGAGCTGATGCAGCGGAACCGCGAGATCCTGGACGAG tctCTGAAGATGCTTGATGATGAGGAGGCGACAGACACGGAACTCAGAGCGAAATTCAGCCAGCGCTGGAGCAGAACTCCATCAGCAGACTTGTACAAACCTCTCCGAGCAG AGGGCGGCAAGTTCCGCAGCACCCTGGACATGGCGGCCCAGGCGGACCAAACGGTGCGCGAGCGCTATAACATCCACTGCGAGATGATCCGTCTGCTCTGCCGACCGGAGAACGAGCTGAGTGACTCCATCCCATCAGCCAACCCCATGAAGACACTCCAAGGCAGTGAg gtggtgAATGTGCTGCGGGCTCTCCTTGCACAGTTGGACGAGATGAAGCGAGAGCGCGAAGCTCTAGAGATGGAGATTAAGgccgtgacctttgacctcacggCCTCCTTCCTCACGGCTCTTGCCCAAGACGGCATCATCAACGACGAAGCGATGATCAGCGGCGCCATCGACTCTCATTACGGCGCGTCCAGCGAGCGCGTGCAGCAGAGCCTTCGTACGCAGGAGGAGCTGCTCTCTAAAGTTCAG ACGGCCCATCAGGAGTTCTCCGCACTGAAGCAGTCGAGTGGGGAGGCCGACGAGAgggaggagctgctgaagaagcTGGCTGCCGCCCACGACAGCTACACTGAGATCAGCAGCAACCTGAAGGAAggaaccaag TTCTACAACGACTTGACCGAGATTCTGCTAAGGTTCCAGAACAAGTGCAGTGACATAGTCTTCGCCCGCAAGACTGAGCGAGACGAGCTGCTCAA GGAGCTCCAGCAGAGTATCGCCCGGGAGCCCAGCGCCCCCTCTTTCAATGTTCCGGCCTATCAGACGGCCAACACTCCAAACCCCGCCCCTGGTGCCGCCTCTGTTCCCACCCCTGCCCCAAGAACCGTGTTT CAGCCTCAGGCCAAACCGGCCCCCCCTGCCAGGCCTCCGCCACCAAATCTCTCAGCACCGGCGGCTAATGCAAACGCTCCGGCTGGCCCGGCTCCGCCCACCTCCGGCAACCCGCCTCCTGTAGCCCCGGCTGCTGCGTCTCAAGCTCAAGGACCACCATACCCCACTTACCAGGGCTACCCGGG GTTCTACCAGATGCCGATGGCATACAACCCATATATGTACGGCCAGTACAACGTCCCCTATGTGCCGTACCAGACTCCGCCCCAGGGGGGTTACCCTGCAGCCCCGCCCGCTCAACATCCCTATCCTTACCCGCAGCAGCCTGGCCAGCAGCCATACTATCCCCAGCAGTGA
- the pdcd6ip gene encoding programmed cell death 6-interacting protein isoform X1 — translation MATFISVPLKKSSEVDLVKPLSKFVTATYPAGEEQAEHLRAVEELSRLRKSAVGRPLDKHESSLELLLRYYDQLCAVEAKFPFSELCLTFTWKDAFDKGSLFGGSVKLALASVGYEKTCVLFNIGALASQIASEQNLDSDDGLKGAAKNYQLASGAFGHIKDTVLSALNREPTVDISPETAGTLSQVMLAQAQEVFCIKATSDKMKDAIIAKLANQAADFYGDAFKQCQYKENLPKYFYFQEVLPVLAAKHCMLQATAELHQGTVANQKKRFGEEIARLQHATELVKTVGSRYDEYVNVKDLSDRIGRALTAAKKDNDFIYHDRVPELKDLEHIGKASLVKATPIQTPLSQKFTDLFEKMVPMAVQQSLTMSSQRRGDMVSRLVGSLRESTNLCNGVLASLNLPAALEDLSGDSVPPSILEKSRAVASQGGLQSVETLIRELPELMQRNREILDESLKMLDDEEATDTELRAKFSQRWSRTPSADLYKPLRAEGGKFRSTLDMAAQADQTVRERYNIHCEMIRLLCRPENELSDSIPSANPMKTLQGSEVVNVLRALLAQLDEMKREREALEMEIKAVTFDLTASFLTALAQDGIINDEAMISGAIDSHYGASSERVQQSLRTQEELLSKVQTAHQEFSALKQSSGEADEREELLKKLAAAHDSYTEISSNLKEGTKFYNDLTEILLRFQNKCSDIVFARKTERDELLKELQQSIAREPSAPSFNVPAYQTANTPNPAPGAASVPTPAPRTVFQPQAKPAPPARPPPPNLSAPAANANAPAGPAPPTSGNPPPVAPAAASQAQGPPYPTYQGYPGFYQMPMAYNPYMYGQYNVPYVPYQTPPQGGYPAAPPAQHPYPYPQQPGQQPYYPQQ, via the exons ATGGCGACGTTCATTTCTGTCCCGCTGAAGAAGTCCTCGGAGGTGGACCTGGTGAAGCCGCTGTCCAAGTTCGTCACGGCCACGTACCCCGCCGGGGAGGAGCAGGCGGAGCACCTCCGCGCCGTGGAGGAGCTGAGCAGGCTGCGGAAGAGCGCGGTGGGGAGGCCGCTGGACAAACACGAGAGCtccctggagctgctgctgcg GTACTACGATCAGCTCTGTGCTGTCGAGGCCAAGTTTCCATTCTCTGAG CTCTGCCTGACGTTCACCTGGAAGGATGCGTTTGATAAAGGATCTCTGTTCGGCGGATCGGTCAAGCTCG ctttggCAAGTGTTGGATACGAGAAGACGTGTGTCTTGTTTAATATCGGCGCGCTGGCCAGTCAGATTGCGTCCGAGCAGAACCTGGACAGCGACGACGGACTGAAGGGGGCGGCAAAGAACTACCAG CTGGCCAGCGGCGCCTTCGGCCACATCAAGGACACGGTTTTGTCTGCGTTGAATCGGGAGCCGACGGTGGACATCTCCCCAGAGACGGCCGGGACGCTCAGTCAGGTCATGCTGGCTCAGGCACAGGAGGTCTTCTGCATCAAAGCCACCTCTG aCAAGATGAAAGATGCCATCATTGCTAAACTGGCCAATCAGGCAGCAGATTTCTACGGAGATGCATTTAAGCAGTGTCAATATAAAGAAAACCTGCCTAAG TATTTTTATTTCCAGGAAGTGCTCCCTGTGCTGGCGGCCAAGCACTGCATGCTGCAGGCCACTGCCGAGCTGCACCAGGGCACCGTGGCCAACCAGAAGAAGCGCTTTGGCGAAGAGATCGCCCGCCTGCAG catgccacaGAGCTGGTGAAAACCGTGGGCTCACGCTACGACGAGTACGTCAACGTTAAAGACCTCTCAGACCGCATCGGCCGCGCCCTGACCGCAGCCAAGAAGGACAACGACTTCATCTACCACgaccgtgtccctgagctgaaGGACCTGGAGCACATCGGCAAAGCCAGCCTGGTGAAGGCCACGCCCATCCAGACCCCCCTCAGCCAGAAGTTCACTG aTCTATTTGAGAAAATGGTCCCGATGGCAGTGCAGCAGTCCCTCACCATGTCCAGTCAGCGCCGGGGTGACATGGTCAGCCGCCTGGTGGGCAGCCTGCGGGAGTCCACCAACCTGTGTAACGG GGTCCTGGCCTCCCTGAACCTCCCAGCCGCGCTGGAGGACCTGTCCGGCGACTCCGTCCCACCGTCCATCCTGGAGAAGTCCCGCGCCGTGGCGTCGCAGGGCGGCCTGCAGAGCGTGGAGACACTGATTCGGGAGCTTCCTGAGCTGATGCAGCGGAACCGCGAGATCCTGGACGAG tctCTGAAGATGCTTGATGATGAGGAGGCGACAGACACGGAACTCAGAGCGAAATTCAGCCAGCGCTGGAGCAGAACTCCATCAGCAGACTTGTACAAACCTCTCCGAGCAG AGGGCGGCAAGTTCCGCAGCACCCTGGACATGGCGGCCCAGGCGGACCAAACGGTGCGCGAGCGCTATAACATCCACTGCGAGATGATCCGTCTGCTCTGCCGACCGGAGAACGAGCTGAGTGACTCCATCCCATCAGCCAACCCCATGAAGACACTCCAAGGCAGTGAg gtggtgAATGTGCTGCGGGCTCTCCTTGCACAGTTGGACGAGATGAAGCGAGAGCGCGAAGCTCTAGAGATGGAGATTAAGgccgtgacctttgacctcacggCCTCCTTCCTCACGGCTCTTGCCCAAGACGGCATCATCAACGACGAAGCGATGATCAGCGGCGCCATCGACTCTCATTACGGCGCGTCCAGCGAGCGCGTGCAGCAGAGCCTTCGTACGCAGGAGGAGCTGCTCTCTAAAGTTCAG ACGGCCCATCAGGAGTTCTCCGCACTGAAGCAGTCGAGTGGGGAGGCCGACGAGAgggaggagctgctgaagaagcTGGCTGCCGCCCACGACAGCTACACTGAGATCAGCAGCAACCTGAAGGAAggaaccaag TTCTACAACGACTTGACCGAGATTCTGCTAAGGTTCCAGAACAAGTGCAGTGACATAGTCTTCGCCCGCAAGACTGAGCGAGACGAGCTGCTCAA GGAGCTCCAGCAGAGTATCGCCCGGGAGCCCAGCGCCCCCTCTTTCAATGTTCCGGCCTATCAGACGGCCAACACTCCAAACCCCGCCCCTGGTGCCGCCTCTGTTCCCACCCCTGCCCCAAGAACCGTGTTT CAGCCTCAGGCCAAACCGGCCCCCCCTGCCAGGCCTCCGCCACCAAATCTCTCAGCACCGGCGGCTAATGCAAACGCTCCGGCTGGCCCGGCTCCGCCCACCTCCGGCAACCCGCCTCCTGTAGCCCCGGCTGCTGCGTCTCAAGCTCAAGGACCACCATACCCCACTTACCAGGGCTACCCGGG GTTCTACCAGATGCCGATGGCATACAACCCATATATGTACGGCCAGTACAACGTCCCCTATGTGCCGTACCAGACTCCGCCCCAGGGGGGTTACCCTGCAGCCCCGCCCGCTCAACATCCCTATCCTTACCCGCAGCAGCCTGGCCAGCAGCCATACTATCCCCAGCAGTGA